The Solicola gregarius DNA window CCAGATCACCGACGACGGCGTCCGTTGCGATATCGAGAAGCGCCGCTACAAGCCACCGCACAAACCGGGCGGCTGCGATCTCGACTTCGGCAATGCGCTCGCGGTCGGGGAGGGCGAGCCGGACTTCGTGTGCGCCGGCGACACCGTACTCGGGGCGCCGACGTTGTTGGCGTACGGAACGGCCACCCGCGTCGGCGACTACGGATGCCAGAGCCGCAAGGCCGGGATGCGTTGCTACAACCTGCGCACGGGGCGCGGGTTCCTGCTCTCGCGCGGGCTCTACGAGTTCTACTGATCGGCGCCCCTGAACTACCCGCGACACGACCTTTGCCGTCATCGGGCGCAGAGCGGCGCAGATGCGGGAGACTGCCGGGGTGAGGCTACGAACCCGACTGCGCCAGCTGACCGTCGTCGACGTCCTGATGATCGTGCTTGCGTTCGTGTCGGTTGGCCTACTCCTGTACGCCGACTACGGCGACGTCGACGAGCAGGAGTATCAGC harbors:
- a CDS encoding DUF6636 domain-containing protein is translated as MRQYVAVMVVLACVLSGCASAQDIASDVPDGSGRDDGKPARGDKPGKDKDDKGKHDHKHKNHKKKDKLEVRLHNVVGQVDHFSSPSTNIGCQITDDGVRCDIEKRRYKPPHKPGGCDLDFGNALAVGEGEPDFVCAGDTVLGAPTLLAYGTATRVGDYGCQSRKAGMRCYNLRTGRGFLLSRGLYEFY